The proteins below are encoded in one region of Scophthalmus maximus strain ysfricsl-2021 chromosome 4, ASM2237912v1, whole genome shotgun sequence:
- the rbm26 gene encoding RNA-binding protein 26 yields the protein MIIENLDALKTWLSETLEPICDADPSALAKYVVALVKKDKSEKELKALCIDQLDVFLQKETQPFVDKLFEAVNNKCYLPPPEQPSSLGKVEKDEHKKDETNREEEREKKFSRRVNHSPPQSSSRYGRDIRRGDDRKRDDRFRKREYDRVPPRRDSYRERYNRRRGRSYSRSRSRSWSKDRLRDRDRERDRDRDRDRDRSRSRTHSRTRSASRSRERDSGKLKFDHERVERPESGDGYNAAPQVSTATTSHFPVPTLSSTITVIAPTHHHSNNTTESWSDFRPEQPLDLGPFSRGPPLQPRKRCRDYDEKGFCMRGDMCPFDHGSDPVVVEDVNLPNILPFQPPPLPGVDAPPPPGLPPPPPLMNPPPVNLRPPVPPPGALPPSLPPVAGPPPPLPPLQPSGMDAPPNSITSSVPTIVTSGMRPSHPQASVPLFNPDNYETDMYNPEAPSITNTSRPIYRHRVNAQRPNLIGLTMGDMDHPPRDKIPNNCMRIVMESDPRKRPPISHDGGLPPKKPWFDKPNFNKPNHQGFHKRPPFSPSTKLLVRQIPPDLNNISKLNEHFSKFGTIVNLQVAYQNDPEGALIQFASPDEARRAIQSTEAVLNNRFVRVHWFRDDGRDGPGQGQSQSQQQQQQPQPTMLPSATSLKQSVKDRLGPMLPANSEPSQDSSVASQNPSKVSVKDRLGFSSKPASPVEKVFSTSMGLTKTVYNPVALKAAQKTSEEALKKKQEALRLQQDVRKKKQEILEKHIETQKLLISKLEKNKAMKAEDKAKIMETLGMLTKSITKLQEEIKGISSGNNPQLRAAKSKAQAQKDLLDAELDLYKKTQAGEDTALLKIKYTQMQIEAAKRGLLSPGRGRGVQARGRGAPRARGRGSRGRGRGASLHAVVDHRPRALAISGFTEANCVDLLPHFAQFGEIEDCQMDENNLSAVITFRTRTEAEQAAIHGVRFNNQTLRLSWHKPVMALSAADADEAEPEEDEYPEESLSDDALLQDDDEEEDDNEPRSWRR from the exons ATGATCATTGAAAACCTCGATGCCTTGAAAACATGGCTGTCTGAAACCCTCGAGCCCAT CTGTGATGCAGACCCCTCTGCCCTCGCAAAGTATGTTGTTGCTCTGGTGAAGAAGGATAAAAGTGAAAAGGAACTTAAAGCCCTGTGTATCGACCAGTTGGATGTATTTCTACAGAAAG agactCAGCCATTTGTGGATAAGCTGTTTGAAGCCGTTAACAACAAATGCTACCTCCCGCCGCCAGAGCAGCCATCTTCTCTGGGCAAAGTTGAGAAAGATGAGCACAAAAAAGACGAG ACTAATAGGGAAGAAGAACGAGAGAAGAAGTTTTCTCGGCGAGTGAATCACAGCCCTCCGCAATCGAGCTCTCGCTACGGTAGAGATATCAG GAGAGGGGATGACCGCAAGAGAGATGATCGCTTCAGGAAGCGAGAATACGACCGCGTCCCGCCGAGGAGGGACTCATACCGCGAACGCTACAATCGCAGGAGAGGTCGCAGTTACAGTCGTAGCCGCAGCCGGAGTTGGAGCAAGGACCGCCTCCGAGACCgcgacagagagagggacagggacagggacagggatCGAGATCGGAGCAGAAGCCGGACGCACAGCAGAACTCGGTCAGCAAGCAGGAGTAGAG AGCGAGATTCTGGAAAATTAAAGTTCGACCATGAACGAGTGGAAAGGCCAGAGAGTGGTGACGGCTACAACGCAGCACCCCAGGTCTCCACTGCAACCACTTCGCACTTCCCCGTGCCAACACTGAGCAGCACCATCACGGTCATCGCCCCCACACatcaccacagcaacaacaccacTGAGAGTTGGTCAGACTTCCGGCCTGAACAACCATTGGACCTGGGCCCTTTTAGCAGAGGACCCCCCCTCCAACCGAGAAAACGATGCCGGGACTATGATG AAAAGGGCTTCTGCATGCGTGGGGACATGTGTCCTTTTGACCATGGAAGTGACCCAGTTGTAGTGGAGGATGTCAATTTGCCCAATATATTGCCCTTCCAACCTCCGCCGCTCCCCGGTGTGGAtgccccaccaccaccagggctcccaccaccaccaccgctcaTGAACCCCCCACCTGTAAACCTGCGGCCCCCTGTGCCCCCACCAGGTGCCCTTCCACCCAGCCTACCACCTGTTGCAG gtccccctcctccacttcctccactgCAACCGTCGGGCATGGACGCGCCTCCTAATTCCATCACAAGCTCTGTCCCCACCATTGTCACCTCTGGGATGCGTCCCTCGCATCCTCAGGCCTCAGTGCCACTCTTCAACCCTG ACAACTACGAGACAGATATGTACAATCCAGAGGCTCCCAGCATCACCAATACCTCCAGGCCAATCTACCGCCATCGGGTCAATGCCCAGAGACCCAACCTGATTGGACTCACAATGGGGGACATGGACCATCCACCGAGAG ACAAGATTCCCAACAACTGCATGCGGATTGTTATGGAATCTGATCCGAGGAAGAGACCACCTATCTCCCACGATGGAGGCCTCCCCCCCAAGAAACCTTGGTTTGACAA ACCCAACTTTAACAAACCCAACCACCAGGGCTTCCACAAAAGACCTCCGTTCTCTCCCAGCACCAAGCTGCTGGTCCGGCAAATCCCCCCCGATCTCAACAACATCAGCAAACTCAATGAACACTTCAGCAAATTTGGCACCATCGTCAACCTGCAG GTGGCCTACCAGAATGACCCAGAGGGGGCCCTGATCCAGTTTGCCTCTCCAGATGAGGCCAGGCGAGCTATACAAAGCACAGAGGCTGTTCTCAACAACCGCTTCGTCAGGGTGCACTGGTTCCGTGATGATGGGAGGGACGGACCGGGCCAAGGCCAGTCTcagtcgcagcagcagcagcagcaaccacagccAACGATG CTGCCCTCAGCCACTTCTCTGAAGCAGTCAGTCAAAGATCGCCTCGGACCAATGTTACCTGCAAACTCCGAGCCCTCCCAAGATTCCAGTGTAGCCTCTCAG AATCCGTCTAAAGTGTCAGTGAAGGACCGTTTGGGATTTTCTTCCAAACCAGCATCTCCTGTTGAAAAA GTGTTTTCAACGTCTATGGGCCTCACAAAAACGGTGTACAACCCCGTCGCCCTGAAGGCAGCCCAGAAAACCTCAGAAGAAGCCCTGAAGAAGAaacag GAAGCCCTAAGACTACAGCAGGATGTtcggaagaagaaacaggaaatattGGAGAAGCACATTGAGACGCAGAAG CTCCTGATATCCAAACTTGAGAAGAACAAAGCAATGAAGGCAGAGGACAAAGCCAAGATCATGGAAACGTTGGGCATGTTAACCAAGAGCATCACCAAACTCCAAGAGGAGATCAAGGGAATCTCGAGCGGAAACAACCCGCAACTACGCGCAGCTAAGAGCAAGGCCCAG GCACAGAAGGATCTGCTGGATGCAGAGCTGGACCTGTACAAGAAGACTCAGGCTGGAGAGGACACGGCTTTGTTGAAGATCAAGTACACCCAGATGCAAATCGAG GCAGCTAAAAGAGGACTCCTGTCACCAGGACGAGGCCGCGGGGTCCAAGCTCGGGGCCGCGGTGCCCCCAGGGCCCGGGGGCGGGGCTCCAGAGGACGGGGAAGAGGCGCGTCGCTGCACGCCGTCGTGGACCATCGGCCGCGAGCACTGGCGATTTCTGGTTTCACCGAAGCGAACTGTGTGGACTTGCTGCCACACTTTGCT CAATTTGGAGAGATCGAAGATTGCCAGATGGATGAAAACAACCTGTCTGCAGTCATCACATTCAGGACGAGAACAGAGGCTGAGCAG GCGGCTATTCACGGAGTGAGATTCAACAACCAGACTTTACGCCTGTCGTGGCATAAGCCTGTCATGGCCCTCAGTGCTGCGGATGCAGACGAGGCAGAACCTGAAGAGGATGAG TACCCAGAAGAGTCACTGAGTGACGACGCGCTGTTGCAGGATgacgatgaggaagaggatgacaATGAGCCACGCTCCTGGCGCAGATGA